A window of the Trichoderma asperellum chromosome 4, complete sequence genome harbors these coding sequences:
- a CDS encoding uncharacterized protein (EggNog:ENOG41~TransMembrane:11 (o64-84i96-120o126-143i163-180o186-206i276-299o311-331i343-366o372-391i412-430o442-461i)): protein MASNAKWHELPNNTNPIWYKDAGLRRNVALGLGLCLVIATNGCEPSKPTHWLPSDALVATQPTGALLGIYAASFFIPSIFTSFLGDYLSTKLGRRWCIIIANMILLTGALVNTFAVSIGMWCGGRAIMGAGVGIVKVATPVLIQEMSHPRLRPILGSCYQTFAYIGIFFAALMTFVGLYVPGNWGWRFPSLLQVLGPVAVLIVAFSSPESPRWLIKNGREEEARKILAELHANGDESDALVQFEMEQISTAIQQETIQQKASLLDFLRTPGNRRRLATLVALACSLNWMGNGIITYYLAPILKSVGITAPVQITLINAGLALWNLILAAIAAVNCDKAGRRPLFLTSTAGMLCSYVVVMGLSAGFANTKDRPIGIAVIPFLFIYFGFYDMAYTPLPISYTVEILPFSIRSKGMALFTSTATLGNSFNQFVNPIALKSIAWRYYAVYIAILVFYFCFIFFMFPETKRLSAEDASRVFDFDRKGRLLGKTVEAEDGNVESRHEKEASESTIAREHRE, encoded by the exons ATGGCCTCAAATGCGAAATGGCATGAACTGCCAA ATAATACCAATCCCATTTGGTACAAAGATGCCGGCCTGCGTCGCAACGTGGCCTTGGGCCTTGGGCTTTGTCTCGTAATTGCTACCAAT GGATGTGA ACCAAGCAAGCCTACTCACTGGCTTCCAAGCGATGCCCTCGTGGCAACG cagCCCACTGGTGCTCTGCTGGGTATCTACGCTGCTTCGTTCTTTATCCCTTCGATCTTTACATCGTTCCTTGGCGACTATCTTTCCACCAAACTCGGTCGACGATGGTGCATCATTATCGCCAACATGATCCTTCTTACCGGGGCTCTCGTAAACACTTTCGCCGTCTCTATCGGCATGTGGTGCGGTG GTCGCGCGATAATGGGAGCCGGGGTTGGTATTGTCAAAGTCGCCACTCCTGTGCTCATCCAGGAGATGAGCCATCCTCGGCTTCGACCTATCCTTGGCTCTTGCTACCAAACATTTGCTTACATCGGAATTTTCTTTGCGGCTCTGATGACTT TCGTTGGCCTTTATGTCCCTGGAAACTGGGGCTGGCGATTTCCTTCGCTGCTGCAAGTGCTCGGACCCGTCGCAGTCCTGATCGTTGCGTTTTCTTCTCCGGAGTCCCCGCGC TGGCTTATCAAGAACGGTCGGGAGGAAGAAGCACGCAAGATCCTCGCCGAACTTCATGCCAACGGCGACGAGAGCGACGCCCTTGTGCAATTCGAGATGGAACAAATCAGCACTGCTATACAGCAAGAAACGATCCAGCAAAAAGCCAGTCTTCTGGATTTTCTGCGCACACCTGGAAATAGGAGACGATTGGCAACGCTTGTGGCCCTGGCATGCTCTCTGAACTGGATGGGCAATGGCATCATCACCTA TTATCTTGCGCCTATTCTCAAATCTGTCGGCATCACTGCCCCCGTGCAGATCACCTTGATCAACGCCGGTCTTG CGCTTTGGAATTTAATTCTCGCCGCTATTGCCGCCGTGAACTGCGACAAGGCTGGTCGTCGACCTCTCTTCCTAACATCGACTGCAGGCATGCTATGCTCATACGTCGTCGTGATGGGTTTATCTGCGGGGTTCGCCAACACCAAAGATCGCCCAATCGGCATCGCCGTTATCCCATTTCTCTTCAT CTACTTTGGCTTTTACGATATGGCGTACACCCCGCTTCCAATCTCATATACTGTGGAGATTTTGCCCTTCTCTATCCGATCCAAGGGAATGGCTCTATTCACTAGTACCGCCACGTTGGGTAATTCTTTCAATCAGTTCGTCAACCCGATAGCTCTTAAGAGTATTGCATGGCGATA CTACGCTGTATATATTGCTATCTTGGTCTTCTACTTctgtttcatcttcttcatgttTCCCGAGACGAAACGTCTCTCGGCCGAAGATGCTTCAAGGGTTTTTGACTTCGATAGGAAGGGTCGTCTGCTGGGCAAAACTGTcgaagctgaagatggcaatgtTGAGTCCAGACATGAGAAAGAAGCATCTGAGTCTACCATCGCCAGAGAACACAGAGAGTAA